Part of the Antennarius striatus isolate MH-2024 chromosome 6, ASM4005453v1, whole genome shotgun sequence genome, AAACCCCAAATTTTCAAGGACTGCCCTATTTCTCATGAATAATCCTAAAAATGAGACACATTATTCTCGAAGATGGAGaatttactgtatttctttCAGGCATGTTTACTGCTCTGTTGTATCAGCAGGCTGCCCTGGCAGTGCACCAAAAGACCTTGAATCCAGATTGCTGTGGCTCCTGAACTGGGATAAGAGACCATTTTTCTTCCCCTAGCAGCTTCAATGTAAATGAAGCTGAGAATTTTATAGATGTTCTTTCAAGTGAGCACTTTATGGTCAGTCCCAAATATAACCATCATCATAAAAGCTTTGAATTTCAATACATGTTCAGTTCATAAACACTTACTGCTGCACCAAGATGCTGTGACctcatgctttttatttttaatgtgagTGCAGTTTTGTAATGATTGAGTAATTTatgaataatacaaatattttacacTTACACTTCATCTCTGTTAGTCATtttgtaaaacaacaaaaatatttttcgtATCTTAGACATATGCAATCCATACATGACAGGATTCATAAGAGGCTGAATGATGAGGAAATACAAAGACAGAATGATTCGTAGCACAGCGGGTACATGGGTCATATCAAACCTGCTCTGGAGGATTTCAAAGCAGCAGCCAAAAGTAAAATTTATCAGTGACACAAGGTGAGGTGTGCAGGTACTGACAGCTTTCTGTCTGGTCTGGTTAgaaccagaaaaacaaacctGAAGAATTTCAATGTAAGAGaaaataatcagaatcagaggGACTAAGACTGTATGAACCATCATAAAAAGTCCATAAATGGTGCTCACTTCGATGCCAGAACAGGCCAGTTTAACAACAAGGTAATTATGACAGTACAAATTATTTAGGACATTTTCGCAAAGTGTCAAAGGAATGTTTAAGGATAAAAGAACAAGGATATTCATAAACGAGTACAACCATGCTGCAACAATATGCATTAACACCTTGTTAAGTGTC contains:
- the LOC137596197 gene encoding olfactory receptor 51E1-like; the encoded protein is MMQNSNSSVVSYFILGAYLDIGKIRYLYFLIVILLYMVILLVNTSLIILISMNRSLHEPMYILLCSLFVNELYGSTALFPFLLAQILSDVHTISVSFCFLQIFMVYSYANIEFCTLAIMSYDRYLAICCPLQYNTRMTLNKVLMHIVAAWLYSFMNILVLLSLNIPLTLCENVLNNLYCHNYLVVKLACSGIEVSTIYGLFMMVHTVLVPLILIIFSYIEILQVCFSGSNQTRQKAVSTCTPHLVSLINFTFGCCFEILQSRFDMTHVPAVLRIILSLYFLIIQPLMNPVMYGLHMSKIRKIFLLFYKMTNRDEV